The stretch of DNA GTCGTGATGAGGATCTCCGCCGCCGGAACGCGGCCGAGTCCGTCGGCGCGCGGCATGAGACGGAGCGAGATCACGGCCTTCAGCACCGCGGAGAGCTGGAGCCGGATCTGCTTCTGCTGGTGGGGCGGGAAGATCGCCACGATGCGGTTGATGGTCTCCGTCGCGTCGAGCGTGTGGAGCGTCGAGAGCACGAGGTGGCCCGTCTCCGCGGCGGTGAGCGCCGTCTCGACCGTCTCGTAGTCGCGCATCTCGCCGACGAGGATCACGTCCGGGTCCTGGCGCAGCGCGCTCCGGAGCGCGACCGAGAACCCCTTCGTGTCGACGTCCACCTCGCGCTGGTTGACGATCGACTTCTTGTCGCGGTGGAGGAACTCGATCGGGTCCTCGATCGTCATGATGTGCTCGTTGCGGGTCGCGTTGATCAGGTCGATCATCGCGGCGAGCGTCGTCGACTTACCCGATCCCGTGGTCCCGGTGCAGAGGACCAGGCCGCGCTGCTCGGAGCAGATGCGCTCGATGACGGGCGGGAGCAGCAGGTCGCGGACCGCGAGGATGCGCGACGGGATGACGCGCAGGACGAGGCCGACCGTCCCGCGCTGCTGGAAGATGTTGCAGCGGAACCGCCCGAGGTCGGGGACCGAGTAGGCGATGTCGATCTCGAAGTTGTTCTTGAACCGCTCCTTCTGGCGGGCGCTCATGATCGAGAACGCCATCGCGATCGTGTCTTCCTGCATCAGGCGCTTCAACTCGACCAGCGGCGTGAGGGTGCCGTCCACGCGGATGACCGGATAGGCGCCGACCTTCAGGTGCAGGTCGGAGGCTTTCCGCTCGACCGCGATCCGGAGCAGATCGTTGATGTGCATACCAGAACCTTTCCCGGGGACTAACCCCGAACCGGCGCCGCGGGGCACGCCGGGAAACACGCTGCGGGAAACGGGACGACCGCTCTCACGCGCGGGCGGCGGCCCTCTCCGGCACGCCGACGGGCGTGAGCCACCCGTGGCGGTCGGGGACGCGCCCTTCGACGATCGAGAAGAACTCCTTCTGCAGCCGCTCGACGATCGGGCCGCGCGTGCCGGAGCCGACGGGGATCCGGTCGACCGACCGGATCGGCGTGATCTCCGAGGCGGTGCCGCAGAAGAAGACCTCGTCGGCGATGTAGAGCATCTCGCGCGGGACGACCTGCTCGACGACCTCGATGCCGCAATCGTGCGCGAGACGAATCACGGTCGTCCGGGTGATCCCGGGCAGCCCCGCGCTCGCGACGGTCGGCGTGATCAGCCGGCCGTGATGGGCGAGGAAGATGTTCTCCCCGCTCCCCTCGGCGACGGTCCCGTCGGGCGAGAGGCCGATCCCTTCGACGTAGCCGTTGGTGAGCGCCTCCATCTTGATCAGCTGCGAGTTCATGTAGTTCGCCGTCGCCTTCGCCATCGCGGGGAACGTGTTCGGCGCCATCCGGTTCCACGACGAGACGCACGCGTCCACGCCGTTCTCGAGAGCCTCGGGCCCGAGATACTTCCCCCATTTCCAGACGCCGATCGCGACGTCGATCGGAGAGTTGAACGGGTTCACGCCGAGGGTTCCCATCCCGCGGTAGACGACCGGGCGGATGTAGCACGCGTCGAAGCCGTTGGCGCGGATCGTCTCGAGGACCGCCTCTTCGATCTTCTCCTTCGCGTAGGGAATCTCCATCCGGTAGATCTTCGCGGAGGCGAAGAGCCGGTCGGTGTGGTCCCGGAGCCGGAAGACGGCCGGCCCGCGCTCGGTCTCGTAGCAGCGCGTCCCTTCGAAGACGCCCGATCCGTAGTGGACGACGTGCGAGAAGACGTGGATCTTCGCGTCGGCGAAGTCGACGAGCTTGCCGTTCATCCACACCTTCTGGACGTCCTCGAAAGCCATGCGGGCGCCTCCTGGCACGGGGGGGTTCCGGAATCGCGCTATTGTCCGCCCGCCCGCGCCGCGGTGTCAATCGCCCGAAGGGTCAGGACGATCGCGGCGATCGCGGCCGTCTCCGCGCGCAGCGTCGCGCCGGGAAGCCGCACGCGCGTCCACCCGGCGGCGTCGGCGGCCGCGAGCTCCTCGGCGCTCCACCCTCCCTCGGGGCCCACCCAGAGCGCGACCGGCGTCGCGAGCGAGCCGGGGAACGGTCCTCCCGAACGATCGAGGAGGAGCGCGGAGGAGACCGCCGCGGCCCGGGCGAGAACCTCCGCGGCGGCGACCGGTCCGGCGAACTCCGGCGCCGTGAGCTGCCCGCTCTGCTCCGCCGCCGCGCGCGCGATCCGCGCGAGGCGCTCACGATCCCGGGCCGCCCCCTCGACGCGGCCGCGCTGCGCGCGCTCGCTCGCGACGATCGTCACCTTCCCGGCGCCGAGCTCGGTCGCCTTCTCGGCGAGCCACGAGAGCCGCGGAAGGCGGATGGCGGAGACGAAGAGCTCGACGCCGGGCGGGCCGATCTCGCGGGCAACGCCGGCGAGCACCCGCACCTCGCACGCGTCGCGCGAGAGCCGCTCGATCACTCCCCGCGCCTCGCACCCCGCCCCGTCGGTCAGCCGGACGGCGCTTCCCTCGGCCAGCCGCCGCGCCCGCGCGTGGCGGCGCCCCGCGGCGTCGAGCGCGATCCGGGAGCCCTCGGCGACGGGGCCGTCGACGACGAAGAGCGGGGGCGTTTTCGCCATGGCCGATTATCGCCGTTCCCCGGGGGGCGCCGCATTCCACGCTACAATTCCCGGAGCCGGATGCGCGAAGAAACGAAGAACTTCGGGGGAACGATCCTCTTCGTGTTCTATTGCGCGGGAGTCGGAATGTATCTCCTCCTCCGCCCGTGGGCGCCGGACGCCGGGCCGGCGTCTCCGTACCTCCGCGGCTTCATCTCGGGGCTGGGTCTCGTCCATCTCGTTGCGGGCGTCAACGACTTCCGGCTCCTCTTCCGGCGGATGACGGCGAGCCGATGAAGACGATGTGCGTGACCGGCCGCTCGACGCGTTCGGACGCCGACTACGACCGGCTGCTCGCCGGATTCGGGGCGTTCCCTCCCGACTATTTCGAAGTCCGCGACAAGGCGGCGACGGACCGGCGAGTGCTCGAGCTCCTGCGCCGCGCCGTCGAAGCCCTCGGCGGACCGCGCGTGCTCGCGAACTCCCGGTTCGACCTCGCGCTCGCCGCCGGCGCCGGCGGCGTCGTGCTGCCGGACGAAGGGCTCCCGGTCGAGCCGGTCCGGCGCGAGACGCCCCGCGGGTTCGTCGTCGGCAAGTCGACGCATTCCCCCGAGGCCGCGCGCAACGCCGCGGAGGCGGGCGCCGATCTCGTGCTGCTCGGCCCGATCTTCGACACCCCATCCAAGCGCGAGTTCGGACCGCCGCTCGCCCCCGCGGCGATCCCGGAGACGGGCGACTCCTGGCCCGCATCGGCTTCGCTCTTCGTCATCGGCGGCATCGACCTCCGACGCCTCGACGCCCTCGCGCCCTTTCGCGCCCGGATCGCGGGTTTCGCCGGGATCCGGGCGTTCGAGGACGCCGCCGATCCGGGCGCGGTCGTGCGCGAAGCGAGAGACCGGTGAAAAGCGGACCGCGGGCGCCCCTCTTCCTGCGGCGGGTGATCGGACCGCTCCTCCTGACGGCGGCGGTCGCCGGCGCGGTGCTCCTCGTGCGGGGACTCCGGATGTCGCCCCTGAAGGACGCCAGCCACGACTGGGGCGAATTCGCGATCGGCGTCGCCGTCCTCGTCCTGATCGTCCGCATCGTCAACTACCTCGTCTTCGACGTCGCCTTCCGGCTCCGGCGGCGCACGGAGGCGCCGTCGCTCCTGCGCGAGCTCGTCGCGCTCCTCGTCTTCAGCGTCGGATTCGCTCTCCTGCTCCGGTCGCTCCTCGCCGTGCGGCTGACGGCGGTGCTCGCGACGTCCGCGCTGATCACCGCGGTGATCGGGCTCGCTCTCCAGGACACGCTCGGCAATCTCTTCGCCGGCATGGCGCTCCATCTCGAGAAAACGCTGCAGGTCGGGGACGTCGTTCGGGTGTCGGGCACCGTCGGGTTCGTCGAGGCGCTCTCGTGGCGCGCCGTGCGCATCCGGACGCTTCTCGACTCGATCGTGCTCCTCCCCAACGGGGCGGCCGCGCGGGAGAAGCTCGAGGTGTATCCGCGATCGGCGGCGCCGATGGCGTCCACGAT from Thermoanaerobaculia bacterium encodes:
- a CDS encoding type IV pilus twitching motility protein PilT translates to MHINDLLRIAVERKASDLHLKVGAYPVIRVDGTLTPLVELKRLMQEDTIAMAFSIMSARQKERFKNNFEIDIAYSVPDLGRFRCNIFQQRGTVGLVLRVIPSRILAVRDLLLPPVIERICSEQRGLVLCTGTTGSGKSTTLAAMIDLINATRNEHIMTIEDPIEFLHRDKKSIVNQREVDVDTKGFSVALRSALRQDPDVILVGEMRDYETVETALTAAETGHLVLSTLHTLDATETINRIVAIFPPHQQKQIRLQLSAVLKAVISLRLMPRADGLGRVPAAEILITTALVRDCIENKEKTKLIKDAITAGTSQYGMQTFDQSLFSLYKAGLITLDEALKRATNPNEFRLKLQGIQSTSDVAQEEMDTALQAPAEVDPLSEESPFDFSNQVPGTPPPPPFTRGR
- a CDS encoding branched-chain amino acid transaminase translates to MAFEDVQKVWMNGKLVDFADAKIHVFSHVVHYGSGVFEGTRCYETERGPAVFRLRDHTDRLFASAKIYRMEIPYAKEKIEEAVLETIRANGFDACYIRPVVYRGMGTLGVNPFNSPIDVAIGVWKWGKYLGPEALENGVDACVSSWNRMAPNTFPAMAKATANYMNSQLIKMEALTNGYVEGIGLSPDGTVAEGSGENIFLAHHGRLITPTVASAGLPGITRTTVIRLAHDCGIEVVEQVVPREMLYIADEVFFCGTASEITPIRSVDRIPVGSGTRGPIVERLQKEFFSIVEGRVPDRHGWLTPVGVPERAAARA
- a CDS encoding RsmE family RNA methyltransferase translates to MAKTPPLFVVDGPVAEGSRIALDAAGRRHARARRLAEGSAVRLTDGAGCEARGVIERLSRDACEVRVLAGVAREIGPPGVELFVSAIRLPRLSWLAEKATELGAGKVTIVASERAQRGRVEGAARDRERLARIARAAAEQSGQLTAPEFAGPVAAAEVLARAAAVSSALLLDRSGGPFPGSLATPVALWVGPEGGWSAEELAAADAAGWTRVRLPGATLRAETAAIAAIVLTLRAIDTAARAGGQ
- a CDS encoding thiamine phosphate synthase, which codes for MKTMCVTGRSTRSDADYDRLLAGFGAFPPDYFEVRDKAATDRRVLELLRRAVEALGGPRVLANSRFDLALAAGAGGVVLPDEGLPVEPVRRETPRGFVVGKSTHSPEAARNAAEAGADLVLLGPIFDTPSKREFGPPLAPAAIPETGDSWPASASLFVIGGIDLRRLDALAPFRARIAGFAGIRAFEDAADPGAVVREARDR